The following coding sequences are from one Streptomyces sp. NBC_01485 window:
- a CDS encoding GntR family transcriptional regulator, giving the protein MAEQLAGLADDRALLGRTSTAERVSDILRSRIAEGYFPPGTRLSEDSIGGALGVSRNTLREAFRLLTHERLLVHELNRGVFVRVVTVEDVEDIYRTRTLVECAVTRGLGEPPYALDGLRASVTEGQVAAVENDWKGLGTANFHFHRELVALAGSARTDELMRSVFAELRLAFHLVGEPRLLHEPYLQRNRQILEALEAGDKHEAEKLLHVYLADSLARVVDVYRRREGEGEALL; this is encoded by the coding sequence ATGGCAGAGCAGCTGGCGGGACTGGCCGACGACCGCGCCCTCCTGGGCCGCACCAGCACGGCCGAACGGGTTTCGGACATCCTCAGGAGCCGCATCGCCGAGGGCTATTTCCCGCCCGGGACGCGACTGTCCGAGGACAGCATCGGCGGAGCCCTCGGTGTGTCCCGCAACACACTGCGCGAGGCGTTCCGGCTGCTCACCCACGAGCGACTGCTCGTCCACGAGTTGAACCGGGGCGTGTTCGTCCGGGTCGTGACCGTCGAGGACGTCGAGGACATCTACCGCACGCGCACGCTCGTCGAGTGCGCCGTCACACGCGGGCTCGGGGAGCCGCCGTACGCGCTGGACGGTCTCCGGGCGAGTGTCACGGAGGGCCAGGTGGCGGCTGTCGAGAATGACTGGAAAGGGCTGGGGACCGCCAACTTCCACTTCCACCGGGAACTCGTGGCCCTGGCCGGAAGCGCCCGCACCGACGAGCTGATGCGCAGTGTCTTCGCCGAGCTGCGCCTCGCCTTCCACCTCGTCGGCGAGCCGCGTCTGCTGCACGAGCCGTACCTCCAGCGCAACCGCCAGATCCTGGAGGCCCTGGAGGCCGGCGACAAGCACGAGGCGGAGAAACTGCTCCACGTGTACCTGGCCGACTCACTGGCCCGGGTCGTCGACGTCTACCGGCGGAGGGAGGGGGAGGGCGAAGCCCTCCTCTAG
- a CDS encoding MFS transporter, whose translation MSTTPPPQAPTTDARPAASEHAPDDGALAWLRALGPRGRRAFAGAFGGYALDSYDYFTLPLSMVALAAYFGLDSGQTGLFTTVTLVASAIGGAVAGVMADRIGRVKALMITVITYAVFTVACGFAPTYETLLIFRALQGLGFGGEWAVGAILVAEYASAKHRGRTLGAIQSSWAVGWGLAVVAYTLVFSYVGDDMAWRVMFWTGALPALLVVWMRRRVQDAPQATAAREQSAERGSFRAIFKGPLLRTTLFAGLLSTGVQGGYYTLATWVPTYLKSERGLSVVGTGGYLTFLISGAFLGYLTGGYLTDRLGRRRNIWLFALLSAVCILAYTNIPSGANTLLLVLGFPLGFCMSAIFSGFGSYLSELYPTALRGTGQGFTYNTGRAVGAVFPTMVGFLADSWGVGGALVFGAIGYAIAALALLGLPETRGKELV comes from the coding sequence ATGAGTACGACCCCTCCACCGCAGGCCCCGACCACCGACGCCCGCCCCGCGGCGTCCGAACACGCCCCCGACGACGGCGCACTGGCCTGGCTGCGCGCCCTCGGTCCGCGCGGCCGGCGCGCCTTCGCCGGCGCGTTCGGGGGCTACGCCCTCGACTCCTACGACTACTTCACGCTGCCGCTGAGCATGGTCGCGCTGGCGGCGTACTTCGGTCTGGACAGCGGCCAGACCGGCCTGTTCACCACCGTCACCCTGGTCGCGTCCGCGATCGGCGGGGCCGTGGCGGGCGTCATGGCCGACCGGATCGGCCGGGTCAAGGCCCTGATGATCACGGTGATCACGTACGCGGTCTTCACCGTCGCCTGCGGCTTCGCGCCCACCTACGAGACGCTGCTGATCTTCCGGGCCCTGCAGGGCCTCGGGTTCGGCGGCGAGTGGGCGGTCGGCGCGATCCTGGTCGCCGAGTACGCGAGCGCGAAGCACCGGGGGCGCACCCTCGGCGCGATCCAGAGCTCGTGGGCCGTCGGCTGGGGTCTCGCGGTGGTCGCGTACACGCTGGTCTTCTCGTACGTCGGCGACGACATGGCCTGGCGCGTGATGTTCTGGACGGGCGCCCTGCCCGCGCTGCTCGTCGTGTGGATGCGGCGCCGGGTGCAGGACGCGCCGCAGGCCACGGCCGCCCGCGAACAGAGCGCCGAGAGAGGCTCGTTCCGGGCGATCTTCAAGGGGCCGCTGCTGCGCACGACGCTCTTCGCGGGCCTGCTCTCCACCGGTGTGCAGGGCGGCTACTACACCCTGGCGACCTGGGTGCCCACGTACCTGAAGTCGGAGCGCGGTCTGTCGGTGGTCGGCACCGGCGGCTATCTCACCTTCCTGATCTCGGGCGCCTTCCTCGGCTACCTGACCGGTGGCTACCTCACCGACCGGCTGGGCCGGCGCCGCAACATCTGGCTGTTCGCCCTGCTGTCGGCGGTGTGCATCCTGGCGTACACGAACATCCCGAGCGGCGCGAACACCCTGCTCCTCGTGCTCGGCTTCCCGCTCGGGTTCTGCATGTCGGCGATCTTCAGCGGCTTCGGGTCCTACCTGAGCGAGCTGTACCCGACCGCCCTGCGCGGCACAGGACAGGGCTTCACGTACAACACCGGGCGCGCCGTGGGCGCCGTCTTCCCCACCATGGTCGGCTTCCTGGCCGACAGCTGGGGTGTGGGCGGTGCGCTGGTGTTCGGCGCGATCGGTTACGCCATCGCCGCCCTGGCGCTGCTCGGGCTGCCGGAGACCCGCGGGAAGGAACTGGTGTGA
- a CDS encoding putative hydro-lyase codes for MHPQDHRPPPAADRPVTLVDEHAHAWSPAAARARFRAGLTGPTAGVAAGHTQVNLISVPADWAYDMLLFCQRNPKPCPVLDVTDAGSWTTVLAEGADLRTDLPRYRVWEDGELVDEPTDVRAYWRDDLVSFLIGCSFTFEWALAGAGVPIRHVEQGRNVPMYVTNRQCRPAGRLHGPLVVSLRPVPPRHLAAAIRESSLLPAVHGSPVHCGDPSGLGIDDLGRPDFGDAVDAAPDDIPVFWACGVTPQAAVMASRPPFALTHAPGQMFLTDARDEQYRVA; via the coding sequence ATCCACCCGCAGGACCACCGGCCGCCCCCTGCCGCGGACCGTCCCGTCACCCTCGTCGACGAGCACGCGCACGCGTGGAGCCCCGCCGCCGCCCGGGCCCGCTTCCGGGCGGGCCTGACGGGCCCCACGGCCGGGGTCGCGGCGGGCCACACCCAGGTCAACCTGATCTCGGTGCCCGCGGACTGGGCGTACGACATGCTGCTGTTCTGCCAGCGCAACCCGAAGCCCTGTCCCGTCCTCGACGTGACGGACGCCGGCTCCTGGACGACCGTCCTGGCCGAGGGCGCGGACCTGCGTACCGATCTGCCGCGCTACCGGGTGTGGGAGGACGGGGAGCTGGTGGACGAGCCGACGGACGTGCGCGCGTACTGGCGCGACGACCTGGTGTCGTTCCTGATCGGCTGCAGCTTCACCTTCGAGTGGGCGCTCGCCGGGGCGGGCGTCCCGATCCGGCACGTCGAGCAGGGACGCAACGTCCCGATGTACGTGACGAACCGTCAGTGCCGCCCTGCGGGGCGGCTGCACGGCCCCCTGGTGGTGTCCCTGCGGCCGGTGCCGCCGCGGCATCTCGCGGCGGCGATCCGGGAGAGCAGTCTGCTCCCGGCCGTGCACGGCAGCCCCGTACACTGCGGCGATCCGTCGGGGCTGGGCATCGACGACCTCGGCCGGCCCGACTTCGGCGACGCGGTGGACGCCGCGCCGGACGACATCCCGGTGTTCTGGGCCTGCGGCGTGACCCCGCAGGCCGCGGTGATGGCCTCACGCCCGCCGTTCGCCCTCACCCACGCCCCGGGACAGATGTTCCTCACCGACGCCCGCGACGAGCAGTACCGCGTGGCCTGA
- a CDS encoding LamB/YcsF family protein, translated as MTATTAIDLNADLGEGFGRWELTDDERLLSVVTSANVACGFHAGDAATMRRVCELAAERGVTIGAQVSYRDLAGFGRRAMDVPSAELAAEVAYQIGALDVFARAAGARVAYVKPHGALYNRVVHDEEQARAVVDGVRLADAALPVLGLPGSRLLELAREAGLPAVPEAFADRAYTEEGTLVPRGRDGAVVSDPDAVVERSVGLARLGRVTSHAGSSIEVRARSLCLHGDTPGAVELARRVRRRLEESGVRVEAFA; from the coding sequence ATGACCGCGACGACCGCGATCGATCTGAACGCCGACCTCGGCGAGGGCTTCGGCCGCTGGGAGCTGACCGACGACGAGCGGCTGCTGTCCGTCGTCACCAGCGCCAACGTGGCCTGCGGCTTCCACGCCGGGGACGCGGCCACCATGCGGCGGGTGTGCGAGCTGGCGGCCGAGCGGGGCGTGACGATCGGCGCGCAGGTCTCCTACCGGGACCTGGCCGGATTCGGGCGGCGCGCCATGGACGTGCCGAGCGCCGAACTGGCCGCCGAGGTGGCGTACCAGATCGGCGCCCTGGACGTGTTCGCCCGGGCGGCCGGCGCGCGCGTGGCGTACGTGAAGCCGCACGGCGCGCTCTACAACCGGGTCGTGCACGACGAGGAGCAGGCCCGCGCGGTGGTCGACGGGGTGCGCCTCGCCGACGCCGCGCTGCCCGTGCTCGGGCTGCCCGGCTCACGTCTGCTGGAGCTGGCCCGCGAGGCGGGGCTGCCGGCCGTCCCGGAGGCCTTCGCGGACCGCGCGTACACCGAGGAGGGCACGCTCGTGCCACGTGGGCGGGACGGGGCCGTGGTCAGCGATCCGGACGCCGTCGTGGAGCGGTCGGTGGGCCTGGCCCGCCTCGGCCGGGTCACCTCCCACGCGGGGTCGTCCATCGAGGTACGCGCGCGTTCCCTGTGTCTGCACGGCGACACGCCCGGCGCGGTGGAGCTGGCCCGCCGGGTCCGGCGCCGGCTGGAGGAGTCGGGCGTGCGGGTGGAGGCCTTCGCATGA
- a CDS encoding 5-oxoprolinase subunit B family protein: MRVRSVGDDALLVEVASGAEAEALHAELLRRRAAGLLSAREIVPAARTVLLDGLTDPGRLASELAASDIPPAPARESDVVEIPTRYDGPDLSEVAALWGVPEQEVARIHAAAVFRVAFCGFAPGFGYLTGLPARYDVPRRAAPRTSVPAGSVALAGPYTGVYPRSSPGGWQLIGTTEAVLWDHARVPAALLAPGTRVRFVPAGPGGPVDTVGTAETVGTT; this comes from the coding sequence CTGCGCGTCCGGTCCGTCGGCGACGACGCCCTGCTCGTCGAGGTGGCCTCGGGTGCGGAGGCCGAGGCCCTGCACGCCGAGCTGCTGCGCCGTCGCGCGGCGGGCCTGCTCAGTGCCCGCGAGATCGTCCCGGCGGCCCGCACGGTCCTCCTGGACGGTCTGACCGACCCCGGCCGCCTGGCGTCCGAGCTGGCCGCCTCCGACATACCGCCCGCTCCCGCGCGCGAGAGCGACGTCGTGGAGATCCCTACGCGGTACGACGGCCCGGACCTGTCCGAGGTCGCCGCCCTGTGGGGTGTCCCGGAACAGGAGGTGGCCCGCATCCACGCGGCCGCCGTGTTCCGGGTCGCCTTCTGCGGGTTCGCGCCAGGCTTCGGCTATCTCACCGGCCTGCCCGCGCGCTACGACGTCCCGCGCCGGGCCGCTCCGCGCACCTCCGTGCCGGCGGGTTCGGTGGCGCTGGCGGGGCCGTACACGGGCGTGTACCCGCGTTCCTCGCCGGGCGGCTGGCAGTTGATCGGCACCACGGAGGCGGTGCTGTGGGACCACGCGCGCGTACCGGCCGCACTGCTGGCGCCGGGCACACGCGTGCGCTTCGTCCCGGCGGGGCCGGGAGGGCCGGTGGACACGGTGGGGACGGCAGAGACGGTGGGGACGACATGA